One part of the Mariniflexile litorale genome encodes these proteins:
- a CDS encoding ABC transporter ATP-binding protein — MKETPILTINDLSIAFGTNEVIHHISYQLNQNEILGIVGESGSGKSVSSLAILGLLPKKISKITSGSIFYNNEDLTTLSSKKFQNIRGKQIAMIFQEPMSSLNPSMSCGKQVQEILLQHTNLSKQAAKTETLSLFEKVKLPNPERIYNAYPHEISGGQKQRVMIAMAISCKPDILIADEPTTALDVTVQKEIIKLLKELQAENKMSIIFITHDLSLISEIANRALVMYKGDIVEQGEVSTIFKTPQHIYTKALINSRPSLKTRLKTLPTIQDYLNNTTKTEIITAEERQQKHEKLYSTPPLLEVINVEKAYISKSGWFSKPTVFKAVDNVSFKLYEGETLGLVGESGCGKSTLGNAILQLDKATSGQILYNGIDITKLSKSDIKKLRKDIQIIFQDPYSSLNPRIPVGEAIMEPMKVHKLFHSDEERKEKTIDILNKVGLSEEYFNRYPHEFSGGQRQRIGIARTIALQPKLIVCDESVSALDISVQAQVLNLLNDLKETFGFTYIFISHDLAVVKYMSDQLLVMNQGKIEELDDADVIYASPKTAYSKKLIDAIPKGL, encoded by the coding sequence ATGAAAGAAACCCCCATTTTAACTATAAACGATTTATCTATTGCTTTTGGAACTAATGAAGTCATTCATCATATTTCCTATCAACTAAACCAAAATGAAATATTAGGTATTGTTGGTGAATCTGGTTCTGGTAAATCGGTATCTTCACTCGCTATTTTAGGGCTTCTTCCAAAGAAAATTTCAAAAATAACATCTGGAAGCATTTTTTATAATAATGAAGACTTAACAACATTGTCTTCAAAAAAATTTCAAAATATACGGGGCAAGCAAATTGCCATGATTTTTCAAGAACCTATGAGTTCTCTAAATCCATCTATGTCCTGCGGAAAACAAGTTCAAGAGATTTTACTACAACATACTAATTTATCGAAACAAGCAGCAAAAACAGAAACACTTTCTCTTTTTGAAAAAGTAAAATTGCCCAATCCGGAACGTATTTATAATGCTTATCCCCATGAAATTTCGGGAGGACAAAAACAACGGGTTATGATTGCTATGGCTATAAGTTGCAAACCCGATATTTTAATTGCAGATGAACCAACAACCGCCTTGGATGTAACCGTTCAAAAGGAAATTATAAAATTGCTTAAAGAATTACAGGCTGAAAACAAAATGAGTATTATTTTTATTACGCATGATCTTTCTTTAATCTCTGAAATAGCAAACCGAGCTTTAGTAATGTATAAAGGCGATATTGTTGAACAAGGAGAGGTTTCTACCATTTTTAAAACACCTCAACACATCTATACCAAAGCACTTATTAATTCGAGACCTTCATTAAAAACGCGCTTAAAAACGCTTCCAACTATTCAAGATTATTTAAACAATACCACTAAAACCGAAATTATAACCGCTGAAGAGCGCCAACAAAAACACGAAAAATTATACAGCACCCCCCCTTTATTAGAAGTTATAAATGTTGAAAAAGCCTATATTTCAAAAAGCGGTTGGTTTAGTAAACCCACTGTTTTTAAAGCAGTAGACAATGTGAGTTTTAAATTGTACGAAGGCGAAACTTTAGGCCTTGTTGGAGAATCAGGTTGTGGAAAATCTACTTTAGGAAATGCCATTCTTCAATTGGATAAAGCAACTTCTGGACAAATTCTATATAACGGTATTGATATTACAAAACTTTCAAAATCAGATATAAAAAAACTTCGAAAAGACATTCAAATTATTTTTCAAGACCCATACTCATCATTAAACCCAAGAATTCCAGTAGGAGAAGCTATTATGGAACCCATGAAGGTACATAAGCTATTTCATTCAGATGAAGAACGCAAAGAAAAAACAATTGATATTTTAAATAAAGTGGGGTTATCTGAAGAATATTTTAACCGCTATCCTCATGAGTTTTCAGGCGGGCAAAGACAACGTATTGGTATTGCAAGAACTATTGCATTACAACCAAAACTTATCGTGTGTGATGAATCGGTTTCTGCTTTAGATATATCCGTTCAAGCACAAGTTTTAAATTTGTTAAATGATCTTAAAGAAACGTTTGGTTTTACTTATATTTTTATCTCTCACGATTTAGCTGTTGTAAAATACATGAGCGACCAATTGTTGGTTATGAACCAAGGTAAAATTGAAGAATTGGACGATGCCGATGTTATTTATGCATCGCCCAAAACAGCTTATTCTAAAAAATTAATTGATGCCATCCCAAAGGGATTATAG
- a CDS encoding 3-oxoacid CoA-transferase subunit B: MLDKIGIAKRIAKEVKNGYYVNLGIGIPTLVANYVRNDIEVEFQSENGVLGMGPFPFEGEEDADVINAGKQTITTLPGASFFDSALSFSMIRGKHVDLTILGAMEVAENGDIANWKIPGRMVKGMGGAMDLVASAENIIVAMMHTNKLGESKLLKRCTLPLTGVGCVKKIVTNLAVIEVTNKGFKLLERAPGISVEEIKKATEGILIIESDIPEMCF; encoded by the coding sequence ATGTTAGATAAAATAGGTATAGCAAAGCGCATTGCAAAAGAAGTGAAAAATGGTTATTACGTGAATTTAGGGATAGGTATCCCAACACTGGTTGCCAATTATGTGCGTAACGATATAGAAGTAGAGTTTCAAAGTGAAAATGGCGTATTAGGTATGGGGCCATTTCCTTTTGAAGGTGAAGAAGACGCCGATGTAATTAATGCAGGTAAACAAACCATTACGACATTGCCAGGAGCAAGTTTTTTCGACTCTGCTTTAAGCTTTTCTATGATTAGAGGGAAACACGTAGATTTAACTATTTTAGGCGCCATGGAAGTTGCTGAAAATGGAGACATAGCTAATTGGAAAATACCAGGACGTATGGTAAAAGGTATGGGAGGCGCGATGGATTTAGTAGCTAGTGCTGAAAATATTATTGTGGCTATGATGCATACCAACAAATTAGGTGAGTCCAAATTATTAAAACGCTGCACTTTGCCTTTAACAGGCGTAGGCTGTGTAAAAAAAATTGTAACTAATCTAGCTGTTATAGAAGTTACTAATAAAGGTTTTAAATTGTTGGAGCGTGCACCTGGAATTTCGGTTGAAGAAATAAAGAAAGCTACTGAGGGCATTTTAATTATAGAAAGTGATATTCCAGAAATGTGCTTTTAA
- a CDS encoding CoA transferase subunit A → MINKKVANVEEALKGVTDNMTFMLGGFGLSGIPENAIAQLVKLGIKGLTCISNNAGVDDFGLGLLLQKHQIKKMISSYVGENDEFERQMLSGELDVELIPQGTLAERCRAAQAGFPAIYTPAGYGTEVAEGKETREFDGKMYVLEHAFKADFSFVKAWKGDAAGNLIFKGTARNFNPVMCGAAKITVAEVEELVPLGSLDPNQIHIPGIFVQRIFQGKTYEKRIEQRTVRARNSSIR, encoded by the coding sequence ATGATTAATAAAAAAGTTGCTAATGTGGAAGAGGCTCTAAAGGGAGTTACGGACAATATGACCTTTATGTTAGGTGGTTTTGGGCTTAGTGGAATTCCTGAAAATGCGATTGCTCAATTAGTGAAATTAGGTATTAAAGGGTTAACATGCATTTCTAACAATGCGGGTGTAGACGACTTTGGTTTAGGTTTATTGCTTCAAAAGCATCAAATAAAAAAAATGATATCATCTTATGTTGGTGAAAACGATGAATTTGAACGCCAAATGCTTTCAGGTGAATTAGATGTCGAATTGATTCCTCAAGGAACTTTAGCTGAACGTTGTCGAGCAGCACAAGCAGGGTTTCCAGCAATTTATACGCCGGCAGGTTATGGTACTGAAGTTGCTGAAGGGAAAGAAACCCGAGAGTTTGATGGTAAAATGTATGTTTTGGAACACGCTTTTAAAGCCGATTTTTCTTTTGTAAAAGCTTGGAAAGGCGATGCAGCTGGAAATTTAATATTTAAAGGAACTGCTAGAAATTTTAATCCAGTAATGTGTGGGGCTGCAAAAATAACAGTTGCTGAGGTTGAAGAACTTGTGCCTTTAGGATCTTTAGACCCCAATCAAATACATATCCCAGGTATTTTTGTACAGCGTATTTTTCAAGGTAAAACATACGAAAAACGTATTGAGCAACGAACGGTAAGGGCTAGAAATTCGTCAATTAGATAA
- a CDS encoding transglycosylase domain-containing protein, translating to MATKKQTPTTQDFLKYIRWFWMLFAGGILFVILIFLFASWGLFGEMPDHTVLENPKTNLAAEIISSDGKTLGKFYLNDNRTPVDYEELPQHLVDALLATEDARFHNHSGIDAFGTLRAIVKLGSGGGASTISQQLAKQLFHGEGSKNKLGRMTQKIKEWIIATRLERQYTKEEIIAQYFNIYDFLNNADGIRSAARIYFGKEPKDLDLKESATLVGMFKNSSLFNPRRRPELTRQRRNVVLAQMEKYDFIDEKTKDSLQKTDLDLNYSPESHREGIATYFRGYLDNFMKDWIKNNLKPDGTKHDLYNDGLKIHTTIDSRMQLYAENAVQEHMSRLQTAFFSQNTPQKNPTAPFLDLSKDEVNRLLKNAMKQSERWRKMKYDLGKSDKDIEASFYKPTEMSVFAWRKGKATEVDTLMKPIDSIRYYKTFLRTGMMAMDPQTGHVKAWVGGINFRHFQYDQVKQGKRQVGSTFKPFVYAAAIDQLHYSPCDEFPDTPFCIEKGKYGNMEDWCPKNSGGEYGGSRTLKNALANSVNTITARLMDKVGPKPVIDLVKKLGVESDIPAVPSIALGTADLSVYEMVGAYAAFANKGVYTKPVMVTTIEDKNGTILYQFKPETRDVLGEEEAYVTVKLMQGVVESGSGARLRRTGAPDKFYKEVITGYPYGLSNAIAGKTGTTQNQSDGWFMGMVPNLVTGVWVGGDDRAVHFRSILYGQGASMALPIWGLFMKSCYADKTLDVSTSNFEAPSNLSINVDCSKGSGNYVSGEDSENAPDDLNF from the coding sequence ATGGCAACAAAAAAGCAAACTCCCACAACTCAAGACTTCTTAAAATACATCCGTTGGTTTTGGATGCTATTTGCAGGAGGGATTCTGTTTGTAATTCTTATATTTTTATTTGCCTCTTGGGGGCTTTTCGGTGAGATGCCCGACCATACGGTTTTAGAAAATCCTAAAACAAATTTGGCAGCAGAAATCATTTCTTCCGATGGAAAAACATTAGGGAAGTTCTATTTAAACGACAATAGAACTCCTGTTGATTATGAAGAATTACCACAGCATTTAGTAGATGCTTTATTGGCTACTGAAGATGCACGCTTTCATAACCATTCTGGTATTGATGCGTTTGGTACTTTAAGAGCCATAGTTAAATTAGGCAGTGGTGGTGGTGCTAGTACTATTTCTCAACAATTGGCAAAACAATTGTTTCATGGTGAAGGTTCTAAAAATAAATTGGGTAGAATGACCCAAAAAATTAAAGAATGGATTATCGCAACCCGTTTAGAACGACAATATACCAAAGAAGAAATTATAGCACAATATTTCAACATCTATGACTTTTTAAATAATGCCGACGGTATTAGAAGTGCCGCTAGAATTTATTTTGGAAAAGAACCCAAAGATTTAGATTTAAAGGAATCGGCTACGTTGGTAGGCATGTTTAAGAATTCATCGTTATTCAATCCTAGAAGGCGTCCAGAGCTCACTAGACAAAGAAGAAATGTTGTGTTGGCACAAATGGAGAAATATGATTTTATAGATGAAAAAACAAAAGACTCCCTTCAAAAAACCGATTTAGATTTAAACTACTCACCAGAATCACATCGTGAAGGTATTGCCACTTATTTTAGAGGGTATTTAGACAATTTTATGAAAGATTGGATTAAAAACAACCTAAAACCCGATGGTACAAAACACGATTTATACAATGATGGATTAAAAATTCATACAACCATTGATTCTCGTATGCAATTATATGCCGAAAATGCGGTGCAAGAACATATGTCTAGGTTACAGACTGCTTTTTTTAGCCAAAATACCCCTCAAAAAAACCCAACAGCTCCTTTTCTAGATTTATCTAAAGATGAAGTAAACAGATTGTTAAAAAACGCTATGAAACAATCGGAGCGCTGGAGAAAAATGAAATACGATTTAGGAAAATCAGATAAAGATATTGAAGCATCATTTTACAAACCAACTGAAATGTCTGTTTTTGCCTGGAGAAAAGGAAAAGCAACTGAAGTAGATACGCTTATGAAACCTATAGATTCCATACGTTACTATAAAACGTTTTTAAGAACGGGTATGATGGCTATGGACCCGCAAACAGGACACGTAAAAGCTTGGGTGGGTGGTATTAATTTTAGACATTTTCAATACGATCAGGTTAAACAGGGAAAACGCCAAGTAGGTTCTACCTTCAAACCATTTGTGTATGCCGCAGCCATAGATCAATTACATTATTCACCTTGTGATGAATTTCCGGACACACCTTTCTGCATTGAAAAAGGCAAATATGGAAATATGGAAGATTGGTGTCCTAAAAATTCAGGAGGCGAGTATGGAGGCTCAAGAACTTTAAAAAACGCATTAGCAAACTCTGTAAATACGATAACGGCCAGATTAATGGATAAAGTTGGGCCAAAACCTGTAATAGATTTAGTTAAGAAATTAGGTGTAGAATCCGATATTCCGGCGGTGCCTTCCATTGCTTTAGGTACAGCCGATTTAAGTGTTTATGAAATGGTAGGAGCATATGCAGCATTTGCCAATAAAGGCGTTTATACAAAGCCAGTAATGGTAACAACTATTGAAGATAAAAACGGAACGATTCTTTATCAATTTAAACCAGAAACCCGTGATGTTTTAGGTGAAGAGGAAGCTTATGTTACTGTGAAGTTAATGCAAGGCGTTGTAGAGTCTGGTTCTGGAGCGCGATTACGAAGAACAGGTGCGCCTGATAAATTTTATAAAGAAGTTATTACTGGTTATCCGTACGGATTGTCAAATGCTATTGCAGGAAAAACAGGAACCACACAAAACCAAAGTGATGGTTGGTTTATGGGAATGGTACCGAATTTAGTAACCGGTGTTTGGGTAGGTGGCGATGACAGAGCAGTACATTTTAGATCTATTTTATACGGACAAGGGGCTTCTATGGCCTTACCAATTTGGGGGTTATTTATGAAGAGTTGTTATGCGGATAAAACCCTAGATGTTTCTACAAGTAATTTTGAAGCACCTTCAAACCTTTCTATTAATGTTGATTGCTCTAAAGGATCGGGGAATTATGTTAGTGGTGAAGACTCTGAAAATGCACCAGACGATTTAAATTTTTAG
- a CDS encoding gliding motility lipoprotein GldH, translating to MFTSCDPNRVFDAYQPIPNKWHKDSVVSFNIKVPDSTNAYNLFVNLRNTNAYKYNNLFLIVEMAFPHGKTVKDTLEYKMADPSGKFLGTGLTDVKENKLWYKEQVVFKEKGNYIVNIQHAMRENGKVNGVIELEGIIDIGFRIEKPSKN from the coding sequence ATGTTTACATCTTGTGATCCTAATCGTGTTTTTGATGCGTATCAACCGATACCAAACAAATGGCATAAAGATTCTGTTGTTAGTTTTAATATTAAGGTTCCCGATTCAACAAATGCCTACAATTTATTTGTTAATTTAAGAAATACCAATGCCTATAAATACAATAATTTATTTCTAATTGTTGAAATGGCGTTTCCGCACGGAAAAACAGTAAAAGACACCTTGGAGTATAAAATGGCAGACCCATCAGGAAAATTTTTAGGTACTGGATTAACAGATGTTAAAGAAAATAAACTTTGGTACAAAGAACAGGTTGTTTTTAAAGAAAAAGGAAACTATATAGTTAATATTCAACATGCTATGCGAGAAAACGGAAAGGTTAATGGCGTTATTGAGCTTGAAGGTATTATCGATATAGGTTTTAGAATTGAAAAACCTAGTAAAAACTAA
- a CDS encoding regulatory iron-sulfur-containing complex subunit RicT, protein MACNSCSTGKDGQPKGCKNNGTCGTDSCNKLTVFDWLANMSLPNGEKPFSWVEVRFKNGRKEYYNNTENLTLSIGDVVATQAQSGHDIGMVTLAGELVRVQMKRKNISETPDEILKIYRKASQKDIDIWKDAREKEEPMKVRARQFAIDLKLHMKISDIEFQGDASKATFYYTAEERVDFRELIKVFAREFRTRIEMKQVGFRQEAARLGGIGSCGRELCCSTWLTDFRSVSTSAARYQQLSLNPLKLAGQCGKLKCCLNYELDSYLDALKSFPKTEIKLQTEKGTAVCQKTDIFKGHMWYAYEGEWANWHKITTTQANEIIALNKKNQKIASLEEYASELIEDTKTEFENVVGQDSLTRFDSPKPNKKRKNNKRRNNTDNKNTSPDKKTNQVAKKSNNRNKNNRKKPQNTKNIEK, encoded by the coding sequence ATGGCTTGTAACAGTTGTTCAACTGGAAAAGACGGTCAACCAAAAGGATGTAAAAATAATGGTACTTGTGGAACAGATAGTTGTAATAAACTCACTGTTTTCGATTGGTTAGCCAATATGTCGCTTCCTAATGGTGAAAAACCGTTTAGTTGGGTTGAAGTTCGTTTTAAAAATGGTAGAAAAGAATACTACAACAACACCGAAAACTTAACTTTAAGTATTGGCGATGTTGTGGCTACACAGGCTCAATCTGGTCATGATATTGGGATGGTTACCCTTGCGGGGGAATTAGTGCGTGTTCAAATGAAACGCAAAAATATTTCAGAAACGCCTGATGAAATTCTTAAAATTTACAGAAAAGCAAGTCAAAAAGATATTGATATTTGGAAAGATGCACGCGAAAAAGAAGAACCTATGAAGGTGCGTGCACGTCAATTTGCGATCGATTTAAAGTTGCATATGAAAATTTCTGACATCGAATTTCAAGGTGATGCCAGTAAAGCTACTTTTTATTACACCGCAGAAGAGCGTGTAGACTTTAGAGAATTGATTAAAGTATTTGCGCGCGAATTTAGAACTCGAATTGAGATGAAACAAGTAGGGTTTCGTCAAGAAGCTGCCAGACTTGGTGGTATTGGTTCGTGTGGCCGTGAATTGTGTTGCTCCACGTGGTTAACAGATTTTCGTTCGGTGAGTACTTCCGCAGCGCGTTACCAGCAATTATCGTTAAATCCGTTAAAACTTGCAGGTCAATGTGGTAAACTTAAATGTTGTCTAAATTATGAGTTAGATAGTTACCTTGATGCCTTAAAGAGCTTTCCAAAAACAGAAATAAAACTACAAACAGAAAAAGGAACTGCAGTATGCCAAAAAACGGATATTTTTAAAGGCCATATGTGGTATGCTTATGAAGGAGAATGGGCAAACTGGCATAAAATAACGACTACACAAGCCAACGAAATTATTGCTTTAAATAAGAAAAATCAAAAAATTGCGAGTCTGGAAGAATATGCTTCAGAACTTATTGAAGATACTAAAACCGAGTTTGAAAACGTTGTAGGTCAAGATAGTTTAACACGTTTTGATAGTCCAAAGCCAAATAAAAAACGTAAAAACAATAAGAGACGCAATAATACAGACAATAAAAACACTTCGCCTGATAAAAAGACAAACCAAGTTGCTAAAAAAAGTAATAATAGAAACAAAAACAATAGGAAAAAACCTCAAAACACCAAAAATATTGAGAAATAG
- a CDS encoding rhodanese-related sulfurtransferase, with amino-acid sequence MQLYNKLSAKERAELIDEAGKSRLTLSFYQYAHIGNPQIFRDHLFLTWDALEVLGRIYVAHEGINGQLSLPADRFNEFKAHLDSIDFLKGIRLNIAVEQDNKSFLKLKVKVRNKIVADGLNDETFDVTNKGIHLAAEQFNSFIEDENTVLVDMRNHYESEIGHFKNAITPDVDTFRDSLDIIETDLKDHKEDKNLVMYCTGGIRCEKASAYFKHKGFKNVYQLEGGIIEYTRQVKEQNLDNKFLGQNFVFDDRRAERISEDIIANCHQCGAPFDVHTNCANEACHLLFIQCPKCQKEMENCCSTTCMEINRLPHEAQKELRKGQGNSNDIFKKGRANHLPYKKDLRNIFDHFQKKDA; translated from the coding sequence ATGCAACTGTACAATAAATTAAGCGCAAAAGAAAGAGCAGAATTAATAGACGAAGCTGGAAAAAGCCGTTTAACTCTTTCTTTTTACCAATACGCTCATATTGGAAATCCACAAATTTTTAGAGACCATTTATTTTTAACTTGGGATGCTTTAGAGGTGTTAGGCAGAATTTATGTAGCTCACGAAGGTATTAATGGGCAACTGTCTTTACCTGCCGATCGCTTTAATGAATTCAAAGCCCATTTAGATAGCATCGATTTTTTAAAAGGCATCCGTTTGAATATTGCGGTTGAACAAGACAATAAATCATTTTTAAAGCTGAAAGTGAAAGTGCGCAATAAAATTGTTGCCGACGGTTTAAATGATGAAACATTTGATGTTACCAATAAAGGGATCCATTTGGCAGCAGAACAATTCAATAGTTTTATTGAAGATGAAAATACGGTTTTGGTTGATATGCGTAATCATTACGAAAGTGAAATAGGTCATTTTAAAAATGCCATTACACCTGATGTGGATACGTTTAGAGATTCTTTAGACATTATTGAAACAGATTTAAAAGATCACAAAGAAGATAAAAACTTAGTGATGTATTGCACAGGCGGCATCCGTTGCGAAAAAGCCAGTGCCTATTTTAAACATAAAGGTTTTAAAAACGTGTACCAATTAGAAGGAGGAATTATTGAATATACACGCCAAGTAAAAGAACAAAACTTAGATAATAAATTTTTAGGTCAAAATTTTGTGTTTGACGACAGACGCGCCGAACGGATTAGTGAAGATATAATAGCAAATTGCCACCAATGCGGAGCACCTTTCGATGTGCATACCAATTGCGCAAACGAAGCTTGCCATTTGCTATTCATTCAGTGTCCAAAATGTCAAAAAGAGATGGAAAATTGCTGTTCTACAACCTGTATGGAGATAAATAGGTTGCCGCATGAAGCCCAAAAAGAACTTAGAAAAGGACAAGGCAATAGTAACGACATCTTTAAAAAAGGACGCGCTAACCACTTGCCATATAAAAAAGATTTAAGGAATATTTTTGACCATTTTCAAAAGAAAGATGCTTAG
- the recA gene encoding recombinase RecA has translation MSSEKEAKLKALKLTLDKLDKAYGKGTVMKMSDKAVVDVDAISSGSLGLDIALGVGGYPRGRVIEIYGPESSGKTTLTLHAIAEAQKAGGIAAFIDAEHAFDRFYAEKLGVDLDNLIISQPDNGEQALEITDNLIRSGAIDIVVIDSVAALTPKSEIEGEMGDSKMGLHARLMSQALRKLTASISKTNCTVIFINQLREKIGVMFGNPETTTGGNALKFYASVRLDIRRSTQIKETDGNVTGNKTRVKVVKNKVAPPFKMAEFDIMYGEGISKVGEVLDIAVENEIVKKSGSWFSYEDTKLGQGRDAVKALIKDNPELMDELEAKVRKIAKAASESE, from the coding sequence ATGAGCAGCGAAAAAGAAGCTAAATTAAAAGCACTAAAACTTACATTAGATAAATTAGACAAGGCCTACGGAAAAGGTACCGTAATGAAAATGAGCGACAAAGCAGTAGTTGATGTAGACGCTATTTCATCGGGTTCTCTTGGCTTAGATATTGCCTTAGGCGTTGGCGGCTACCCACGCGGGCGTGTTATTGAAATTTACGGTCCAGAATCTTCAGGAAAAACAACCCTAACATTACATGCTATTGCCGAGGCGCAAAAAGCAGGCGGTATTGCAGCTTTCATTGATGCTGAACATGCTTTTGATAGATTTTATGCTGAAAAATTAGGCGTAGATTTAGACAACTTAATTATTTCTCAACCAGATAACGGTGAACAAGCCTTAGAAATAACAGATAATTTAATTCGCTCAGGCGCTATTGATATTGTAGTTATCGATTCGGTAGCAGCCTTAACACCAAAAAGTGAAATTGAAGGTGAAATGGGCGACTCTAAAATGGGGTTACATGCCCGTTTAATGTCACAAGCCTTAAGAAAACTAACAGCATCTATTAGTAAAACAAACTGTACCGTTATATTTATTAACCAGTTAAGAGAGAAAATTGGTGTTATGTTTGGTAACCCAGAAACAACTACAGGTGGTAATGCTTTAAAGTTTTACGCATCCGTGCGATTGGATATTCGTCGTTCAACTCAAATAAAAGAAACCGATGGAAATGTTACAGGTAATAAAACCCGAGTAAAAGTCGTTAAAAATAAAGTAGCTCCTCCTTTCAAAATGGCCGAATTTGACATTATGTACGGTGAAGGCATTAGTAAAGTAGGAGAGGTTTTAGACATCGCTGTTGAAAACGAAATTGTTAAAAAAAGCGGGTCGTGGTTTAGTTATGAAGATACTAAACTCGGACAAGGTAGAGATGCTGTGAAAGCATTAATAAAAGACAACCCAGAACTCATGGACGAACTCGAAGCCAAGGTTAGAAAAATAGCCAAAGCCGCTTCTGAATCAGAATAG
- a CDS encoding RNA polymerase sigma factor — protein sequence MSLNQLIENCKNNDTKAQSELYKLFSSKLFSVCLKYSRNYAEAEDNLQDAFITIFKKINQYKNKGSFEGWLKRVTINTVLQQYRNEKVFDIINENTVDDVELEVDEDTLSIDYLLRIIQELPDRYRLVFNLYVLDGYSHKDIAAMLEINIGTSKSNLARARQILKQTIQDYKTTQSLQSL from the coding sequence TTGAGTTTGAATCAACTCATAGAAAATTGTAAAAATAATGATACTAAAGCGCAAAGTGAATTGTATAAACTCTTTTCGAGTAAACTTTTCTCTGTATGCTTAAAGTATTCAAGGAACTATGCCGAAGCGGAAGATAATTTACAAGACGCTTTTATAACAATTTTCAAAAAAATAAATCAATATAAAAACAAAGGCTCGTTTGAAGGTTGGCTTAAGCGGGTTACAATAAATACCGTTTTACAACAATATAGAAACGAAAAGGTTTTTGATATTATAAATGAAAATACTGTTGATGATGTTGAATTAGAAGTAGACGAAGATACACTATCTATCGACTATCTTTTACGAATCATTCAAGAATTGCCGGACAGATATCGATTGGTTTTTAACTTATATGTGTTAGATGGTTATTCACATAAAGACATAGCTGCTATGTTGGAAATAAATATAGGTACTTCAAAATCTAATTTAGCCCGTGCTAGACAAATTTTGAAACAAACCATTCAAGATTACAAAACAACACAAAGTTTACAATCATTATAA
- a CDS encoding lysophospholipid acyltransferase family protein → MKLFKYLFWILYRIWFYILVALPIFIMFPILLISILKESWYPYFFKLARFWAKIILIGMGFRWKIESEQTPETSKSYMFIANHTSMTDIMLMLVSIKNPFVFVGKKELAKIPLFGFFYKRTCILVDRSSEKSRKAVFLRAQKRLKTGVSICIFPEGGVPEEHIMLDEFKDGAFRLAINHHIPIVPITFADNKKRLSYTFFSGGPGRMRAKIHEFLLTDDLTAHDTKALNEKARTVILKQLQKFNT, encoded by the coding sequence ATGAAGTTATTTAAATATCTATTCTGGATTTTATACCGCATTTGGTTCTACATACTTGTTGCATTGCCAATATTTATTATGTTCCCCATACTTTTAATCTCTATTTTAAAGGAATCGTGGTATCCCTATTTTTTTAAGTTGGCTCGTTTTTGGGCCAAAATTATTTTAATAGGCATGGGGTTTCGGTGGAAAATTGAAAGTGAACAAACTCCTGAAACAAGCAAAAGCTATATGTTTATTGCTAACCACACTTCAATGACAGATATTATGCTCATGCTGGTTTCAATTAAAAACCCTTTTGTTTTTGTTGGTAAAAAGGAATTGGCTAAAATTCCATTGTTTGGGTTTTTCTATAAACGGACTTGTATTTTGGTAGATAGAAGTTCTGAAAAAAGTAGAAAAGCCGTTTTTTTAAGAGCTCAAAAACGATTAAAAACGGGAGTTAGTATTTGTATTTTTCCTGAAGGGGGCGTTCCAGAAGAACATATTATGTTAGACGAATTTAAGGACGGTGCTTTTAGGTTGGCGATTAACCATCACATTCCGATAGTGCCCATTACTTTTGCAGACAATAAAAAACGACTTTCGTACACCTTTTTTAGTGGTGGACCAGGGAGAATGCGGGCAAAAATTCATGAATTTTTGTTGACCGATGATTTAACAGCTCATGATACAAAGGCTTTAAATGAAAAGGCACGAACAGTAATCCTTAAACAACTGCAAAAATTTAACACATAA